A single Pan paniscus chromosome 21, NHGRI_mPanPan1-v2.0_pri, whole genome shotgun sequence DNA region contains:
- the DEFB126 gene encoding beta-defensin 126, translating into MKSLLFTLAVFMLLAQLVSGNWYVKKCLNDVGICKKKCKPGEMHIKNGWATCGKQRDCCVPADRRANYPAFCVQTKTTRTSTVTATTTLMVTTASMSSMAPTPVSPTG; encoded by the exons ATGAAGTCCCTACTGTTCACCCTTGCAGTTTTTATGCTCCTGGCCCAATTGGTCTCAG GTAATTGGTATGTGAAAAAGTGTCTAAACGACGTTGGAATTTGCAAGAAGAAATGCAAACCTGGAGAGATGCACATAAAGAATGGTTGGGCAACGTGCGGCAAGCAGAGGGACTGCTGTGTTCCAGCTGACAGACGTGCTAATTATCCTGCTTTCTGTGTCCAAACAAAGACTACAAGAACTTCAAcagtaacagcaacaacaacttTGATGGTGACTACTGCTTCGATGTCTTCGATGGCTCCTACCCCTGTTTCTCCCACTGGTTGA